The proteins below are encoded in one region of Vespa velutina chromosome 11, iVesVel2.1, whole genome shotgun sequence:
- the LOC124952950 gene encoding discoidin domain-containing receptor 2-like isoform X7, producing the protein MKTDHPTMILSFCILLLLLRPDVCSLIIHGIASYTIPESPMVEFSDTSYDGKRQYNSLTDGLGRLIDGEVGADNYRLDMGDGRGTGWIAWMRDTFATDFVEIVLEFENYWIFETVNIYTNNYFSRDVQVFSRANIWFSQDGEYYEDEPIAYSYIPDIVLENARNVTIGLRGRQGKFLKFHLYFAARWIMIGEIMFDKSNPYENVTEETTLMMEDGETPVSPNADLNLNLQTVTAPSEGQEYLEVLIGVLTAIILLLLMVFVVILLLNRRQKLQSSPTVLKNPFGFTINMKGLLLNLTPGGMLNDSGNHASVDAPEDVSVHESLTMEQFDSPLVSPQCKSTYAIVANSEPPKDSNDNSTISEENVRLNSRADSILEPPSCSSSPTESISRHMHHYRTLQSYSSNSNKLNMTTTTTTTTMTTTTTTGTNAIITATTTTTTTTTTTTTTTASYRRDMDRGHSKRWHTAPKEKSVALQHNNVPSINKIPAPVVTWNIAPSMNKPYKCKEIEPTGVPRLCLRTTEKLGSSTIGEAIVCETVDLDDVIPSAPRLVVARVPTCINDIRTGHISNNAGGIGMPGTNDQMREVRFLSGLSDPNVARILGVCAAEPAPWTIIEYTELGDLAHYLQYSVPLTGTLRPTCNLKTLSQNCLLYMGTQIASGMRYLESKNLVHKDLAARNCLVGRSYAVKVTDIAMCSDLYKKDYSDIGGRPPAPIRWLPWESILLDRYTCASSTWSFAVTLWEVMSLAREKPFQHLTNDQVIRNAEHMYYGEESQVFLPKPTMCPDDVYKMMCSCWRRDEEARPSFKDIYSFLKNTIADYRPGT; encoded by the exons ATGGCATAGCGAGTTATACTATACCAGAATCACCGATGGTAGAATTCAGTGACACTTCGTACGACGGTAAAAGGCAGTACAACTCGTTGACCGATGGTTTGGGCCGACTGATAGATGGCGAGGTCGGCGCAGATAATTACAGGCTGGACATGGGAGATGGAAGAG GAACCGGTTGGATCGCTTGGATGCGCGATACGTTCGCTACCGATTTCGTAGAAATTGTCTTAGAATTTGAGAATTATTGGATATTCGAAACTGTTAACATTTACACGAACAATTATTTTTCCCGTGACGTTCAg GTTTTTTCGAGGGCTAATATTTGGTTCAGTCAAGATGGCGAATATTACGAGGACGAACCAATCGCTTATTCTTACATACCAGATATCGTATTGGAAAATGCACGAAACGTTACCATTGGACTTCGCGGCCGACAaggaaaatttcttaaatttcaTCTATATTTCGCAGCACGTTGGATCATGATCGGCGAGATTATGTTCGACAAAT CCAATCCATACGAAAACGTAACGGAGGAGACAACTTTGATGATGGAAGATGGCGAAACTCCGGTCAGTCCAAATGCAGATCTCAATCTCAATCTGCAAACAG TCACAGCACCGAGCGAGGGACAGGAATATTTGGAGGTATTGATAGGCGTCCTCACTGCTATTATACTTCTTCTACTCATGGTCTTTGTTGTCATTTTGCTATTGAATCGACGACAAAAACTTCAAAGTTCACCGACCGTACTTAAAAATCCATTTGGATTCACGATCAATATGAAG gGACTACTTCTAAATTTAACGCCCGGTGGCATGTTGAATGACAGCGGTAATCATGCATCGGTTGACGCGCCCGAAGACGTCAGCGTTCATGAATCATTAACTATGGAACAATTTGATTCTCCATTGGTTAGTCCGCAATGTAAATCGACTTATGCGATCGTAGCCAATTCCG AACCACCGAAAGATTCAAATGATAATTCAACGATCTCCGAAGAAAACGTACGATTGAACAGTCGAGCAGATTCCATATTGGAACCACCAAGTTGTTCCTCATCGCCAACCGAATCAATCTCTCGTCATATGCATCATTACAGAACATTACAAAGTTACAGCAGTAACAGCAATAAACTTAAtatgacaacaacaacgacaacgacgacgatgacaacgacgacgacgacaggaACCAACGCCATCATTACTGCAAcaactacaacaacaacaacaacgacgacgacgacaacaacgacagcAAGTTATCGTCGAGATATGGATCGTGGTCATTCAAAACGCTGGCACACAGcaccaaaagaaaaatctgtTGCATTACAACATAACAATGTTCCGTCAATTAACAAG ATACCAGCACCCGTCGTCACTTGGAACATAGCTCCTAGCATGAACAAGCCATACAAATGCAAAGAGATCGAACCAACCGGTGTACCCCGGCTTTGCTTGAGAACCACGGAAAAACTTGGCTCGAGCACTATCGGAGAA GCTATCGTCTGTGAGACCGTAGACCTCGACGATGTTATACCAAGTGCTCCAAGATTGGTCGTGGCCCGTGTACCAACTTGTATCAACGACATTCGAACTGGGCACATAAGCAACAACGCTGGAGGGATCGGCATGCCCGGTACGAACGATCAAATGAGAGAAGTGAGGTTTCTATCTGGATTGTCCGATCCGAATGTGGCAAGGATCTTGGGTGTCTGTGCAGCTGAGCCAGCTCCATGGACAATCATCGAGTACACCGAACTCGGTGATCTTGCCCATTATCTTCAGTATAGCGTACCGCTTACAGGAACTTTAAGACCGACCTGCAATCTAAAGACCCTGAg TCAAAACTGTCTCCTCTATATGGGTACGCAAATAGCTTCGGGTATGAGGTATCTCGAATCAAAGAATCTGGTGCATAAGGATCTTGCTGCCAGAAATTGCTTGGTTGGTCGATCATATGCCGTGAAAGTTACGGATATCGCAATGTGCAGCGATCTTTATAAGAAGGATTACAGCGACATTGGTGGTAGACCACCAGCACCGATCAGATGGTTACCATGGGAAAGCATTCTCTTg gATAGGTATACATGTGCAAGTAGTACATGGTCATTCGCAGTAACACTTTGGGAAGTGATGAGTTTAGCCAGAGAAAAACCATTCCAACATCTCACCAATGATCAAGTTATTAGAAATGCCGAACATATGTATTACGGGGAGGAATCACAA GTATTCCTACCGAAGCCAACAATGTGTCCAGATGACGTTTACAAAATGATGTGTTCCTGTTGGAGAAGGGACGAAGAAGCAAGACCATCTTTCAAAGACATCTATTCTTTCTTAAAGAACACGATCGCGGATTATCGACCAGGCACATAA